The following are encoded together in the Methanosarcina flavescens genome:
- a CDS encoding HD domain-containing protein: MITRAEAIQLLEENGCAPNVIEHCKEVASLAVEIANKAKAAGHNVNLEMVEIGALLHDFGRCRTHKIDHAAEGYRLAKDRGIDPEISEIIKRHIGAGISKEEARKLGLPEDDYFPRSLEEKIVAHADNLVKGTHRITTAERTALMRKQEVPEIVIQRVNKLAEEIEGLFS, translated from the coding sequence TTGATTACCCGAGCCGAAGCAATACAACTGCTTGAAGAAAACGGATGTGCTCCTAACGTTATCGAGCACTGTAAGGAAGTTGCGTCGCTTGCAGTTGAGATAGCAAATAAGGCAAAAGCAGCAGGACATAATGTAAACCTGGAGATGGTAGAAATCGGAGCTCTATTGCATGATTTTGGAAGATGTAGAACTCATAAAATCGATCATGCGGCAGAAGGGTACAGGCTAGCCAAGGATAGGGGAATAGATCCTGAGATTTCCGAAATAATAAAAAGACATATAGGAGCGGGAATCTCAAAAGAAGAGGCAAGAAAATTAGGGCTTCCTGAAGATGACTATTTCCCGCGAAGCCTGGAAGAAAAAATCGTTGCCCATGCCGACAACCTTGTTAAGGGAACGCACAGAATAACCACAGCTGAGCGGACTGCGCTCATGCGCAAGCAAGAAGTACCTGAAATTGTAATTCAAAGGGTGAATAAGCTTGCTGAAGAGATCGAAGGACTTTTCAGCTAA
- the ftsZ gene encoding cell division protein FtsZ: protein MQSIVQEAMKFSEKEKEYRKNSSSDDDFEEFGQPRIMIVGCGGAGNNTVNRLYNIGIEGAETVCINTDKQHLDNVRADKKILVGKTLTRGLGAGGYPETGKKAAELARGTLEEVLKDVDLVFITAGLGGGTGTGVAPVVAEVAKEQGAIVVGMVSSPFRVERARIFKAEEGLEDLRRAADTVIVLDNNRLLNYVPNLPIDQAFSVMDQLIAETVKGITETITVPSLINLDYADIRTIMSCGGVAVMLVGESKSQDKSTEVVRTALNHPLLDVDYKGATGSLVHVTGGPDLSLKEAEEIASMLTYELSPSANVIWGARIREDYEGKVRVMAIMTGVQSAQILGPQAGAGILEPRTEADFMQERRFGKMTPGDRLRNSTGVLRKKHDESIIDFIN from the coding sequence TTGCAATCTATAGTACAGGAAGCAATGAAATTCAGCGAAAAAGAGAAGGAATATCGGAAGAATTCCTCTTCTGATGATGACTTCGAAGAATTCGGGCAACCAAGAATCATGATTGTAGGATGCGGAGGTGCCGGGAATAACACAGTAAACCGTCTCTATAACATAGGAATAGAAGGCGCAGAAACAGTCTGTATCAATACCGATAAGCAGCACCTTGATAATGTAAGAGCTGACAAGAAAATCCTCGTTGGGAAAACCCTTACACGAGGACTGGGAGCAGGCGGTTACCCTGAGACAGGAAAAAAAGCTGCGGAGCTTGCGAGGGGCACCCTTGAAGAAGTTTTAAAGGACGTTGACCTTGTATTCATCACCGCAGGTTTAGGCGGAGGTACCGGGACAGGAGTTGCCCCTGTAGTTGCCGAAGTTGCAAAGGAACAGGGAGCAATTGTTGTAGGAATGGTATCCAGTCCGTTCAGGGTTGAGAGAGCCCGGATTTTCAAAGCCGAAGAAGGTCTTGAGGACCTCCGCAGGGCAGCTGACACCGTAATTGTTCTGGACAATAACAGGCTACTCAATTACGTACCAAACCTTCCTATAGACCAGGCTTTTTCCGTAATGGATCAGCTGATTGCCGAGACCGTAAAGGGAATTACAGAGACAATCACAGTACCCTCCCTGATAAACCTTGACTACGCCGATATCAGGACTATAATGAGCTGTGGCGGCGTTGCAGTTATGCTTGTAGGTGAGTCAAAAAGCCAGGACAAAAGCACTGAGGTAGTGCGGACTGCCTTAAACCACCCCCTGCTTGATGTTGACTACAAGGGCGCAACCGGAAGCCTTGTCCATGTAACTGGCGGGCCTGATCTGAGCCTCAAGGAAGCTGAGGAAATCGCATCCATGCTTACCTACGAACTCTCCCCAAGCGCCAATGTCATCTGGGGCGCAAGGATCAGGGAGGACTATGAAGGTAAGGTAAGGGTAATGGCTATCATGACGGGGGTTCAGTCAGCCCAGATCCTAGGTCCTCAGGCAGGAGCCGGAATCCTTGAACCTAGAACCGAAGCCGACTTCATGCAGGAAAGAAGGTTCGGAAAAATGACACCTGGAGACCGGTTAAGGAATAGCACAGGAGTTCTTAGAAAAAAGCATGACGAATCCATCATTGATTTTATAAATTAA
- a CDS encoding dihydropteroate synthase-like protein — protein sequence MKILIATGRLAENTVSKAVGEKADILVADIDIAAFITPKRLIKAFQEAGLSKNYDLILLPGLVAGDFSKVSEELGCKIRLGPKHAYDLGFVLQFAGEIEFSEKVPACELLADVRKEMALELIKKTEEEALSPLTLRGVKIGGKARMKVMGEIVGAMEMDALELQAKIEAFIARGADIIDLGATLNTSPMQAKKAVSIAKSFTEAPISIDTLDPELIKEGVEAGTDLVLSLNSTNLETAGPIVARAGIAAVIIPDEERSLESLIKNVEAARRLGIEKIIADPVLDPVGHNITESIVRYYKFHRMYPEIPVFLGVGNVTELMDVDTIGVNATLCGIGAEAGASILFTPEFSDKAQGSIRELKRASEMMMLSSIRESSPKDLGLDLLCIKEKRRRPDFPLPENAIQARLSKGWRIDPAGPIRIRTVPDSISGRGGLIVAEHEKASVVGKNAREVMDTLLELELVSRLDHAAYLGRELEKAELALQFNRSYAQDDVF from the coding sequence ATGAAAATTTTGATTGCAACTGGGCGGCTTGCGGAAAATACCGTCAGTAAAGCAGTCGGTGAAAAAGCTGACATCCTCGTCGCCGACATTGATATTGCCGCCTTTATCACCCCTAAAAGACTGATTAAAGCATTTCAGGAAGCTGGCCTTTCGAAAAATTATGATCTTATCTTACTTCCGGGGCTTGTAGCAGGAGATTTTTCAAAAGTTTCTGAGGAACTGGGGTGTAAAATCAGGCTTGGGCCAAAGCATGCCTATGACCTTGGATTTGTACTCCAGTTTGCCGGAGAAATCGAGTTTTCCGAAAAAGTCCCTGCCTGTGAACTCCTTGCTGATGTCCGAAAGGAGATGGCTCTTGAATTAATAAAGAAAACTGAAGAAGAAGCTCTCTCGCCCCTTACACTAAGAGGTGTGAAAATCGGGGGAAAGGCTCGCATGAAGGTGATGGGAGAGATTGTAGGAGCTATGGAGATGGATGCTCTGGAACTCCAGGCAAAAATCGAAGCTTTTATCGCCCGGGGAGCAGACATAATCGATCTTGGGGCTACCCTCAATACCTCTCCGATGCAGGCTAAAAAAGCCGTATCCATTGCAAAATCCTTTACAGAGGCCCCAATAAGCATAGATACCCTTGACCCTGAATTGATAAAAGAAGGAGTAGAAGCAGGAACAGACCTTGTCCTTAGCCTCAACAGCACGAATCTTGAGACAGCCGGCCCCATCGTTGCCAGGGCAGGGATTGCAGCTGTTATAATCCCGGATGAAGAAAGGAGCCTTGAGAGCCTTATCAAGAATGTGGAAGCTGCCCGCAGGCTTGGAATCGAGAAAATTATAGCCGATCCCGTTCTTGATCCAGTAGGTCATAACATAACTGAATCCATTGTACGCTATTATAAATTTCACAGAATGTATCCTGAGATTCCCGTGTTTCTTGGAGTCGGCAATGTCACTGAACTTATGGATGTGGATACAATAGGAGTCAATGCCACGCTCTGTGGTATAGGAGCAGAAGCCGGAGCAAGCATTCTTTTCACCCCGGAGTTCAGCGATAAAGCACAGGGCTCTATAAGGGAATTGAAAAGGGCATCGGAAATGATGATGCTTTCCAGCATAAGGGAAAGTTCTCCAAAAGACCTCGGGCTTGACCTCCTCTGCATTAAAGAGAAACGCCGACGGCCTGATTTTCCACTTCCCGAAAATGCGATCCAGGCTAGGCTTTCAAAAGGCTGGCGTATAGACCCTGCAGGTCCTATACGCATCCGTACAGTACCGGATAGCATAAGCGGAAGAGGCGGATTAATTGTAGCCGAACACGAGAAAGCTTCAGTCGTGGGAAAAAACGCCAGGGAAGTTATGGACACCCTGCTTGAACTTGAACTGGTCTCCCGCCTGGATCATGCCGCATATCTGGGAAGGGAACTGGAAAAAGCCGAACTTGCCCTGCAGTTTAATAGAAGCTATGCACAGGACGATGTGTTCTGA
- a CDS encoding beta-CASP ribonuclease aCPSF1 has protein sequence MPIEDVLLDLKNKIEKNLPAGVTITDVEFEGPQLVLYTEEPRKFADDGNIIRNLAKELRTRIAMRPDPRVLATPEDSISIIEEVVPKESVISSYYFDPDSGEVIIEAEKPGLVIGKHGATLREITKQIGWIPKVARTPPIKSRTVKNIREFMRNNLKERKEILKSVGRKIHKECTSKDQWIRITSLGGCKEVGRSCFLLSTPESRVLIDCGVNVGSDENMTPYLYVPEVFPLNQIDAVVVTHAHLDHQGLVPLLFKYGYDGPVYCTPPTRDLMVLLQLDYIDVAAKEGKKIPYESGMVAKTLKHIIPLDYEEVTDIAPDIKLTFHNAGHILGSAISHFHIGDGLHNVVFTGDYKYEKTRLFDPAVNKFPRVETVVSEATYGNSNAFQPSLKDAERHLQMVVKNTVERGGICLIPAFAVGRSQEVMIVLEESIRKGLIPEIPVYLDGMIWEATAIHATHPEYLNNDLRKLIFQKGQNPFLSECFRPVDSHEARQKIIQNPHPCVILATSGMMNGGPVMDYFKAFAEEPRNSLVFVGYQADGTIGRRIQKGWKEIPMTGKNGSTEIIKMNMEVQVVDGFSGHSDRRQLMDYIKKMQPRPERVFTEHGDEKACVDLASSIYKKLKIETRALTNLETVRLL, from the coding sequence ATGCCTATTGAAGACGTGTTATTAGACCTCAAAAATAAAATTGAGAAAAATCTACCCGCAGGAGTTACAATTACCGATGTGGAATTTGAGGGACCCCAACTTGTACTATACACTGAAGAACCCCGCAAATTCGCAGACGATGGGAACATAATTCGTAACCTGGCAAAAGAGCTCAGGACACGGATTGCCATGCGCCCTGACCCCAGGGTACTTGCTACTCCTGAAGACTCTATTTCTATAATCGAAGAGGTTGTTCCAAAAGAATCCGTAATCTCAAGCTACTATTTTGATCCTGACTCTGGAGAAGTAATCATTGAGGCTGAGAAGCCGGGTCTTGTGATAGGAAAGCACGGAGCCACTCTCCGTGAGATCACAAAGCAAATCGGCTGGATTCCGAAGGTTGCGCGGACTCCCCCTATCAAATCCCGTACCGTGAAAAATATAAGGGAGTTTATGAGGAACAACCTAAAAGAAAGAAAAGAAATTCTAAAATCCGTGGGGAGAAAAATCCATAAAGAATGTACCTCAAAAGATCAGTGGATAAGGATTACATCGCTTGGGGGATGCAAAGAAGTAGGGCGGAGCTGTTTCCTGTTATCGACCCCTGAGTCCAGAGTCCTGATCGATTGTGGTGTCAATGTAGGTTCGGACGAAAACATGACTCCTTACCTGTATGTTCCTGAAGTTTTTCCCTTAAATCAGATTGATGCGGTGGTAGTTACACATGCTCACCTAGACCATCAGGGGCTTGTTCCCTTGCTTTTTAAGTACGGATACGATGGACCTGTGTACTGCACGCCGCCTACAAGGGATCTGATGGTTCTGCTCCAGCTCGATTACATCGATGTGGCAGCAAAAGAAGGGAAGAAGATTCCCTACGAATCAGGCATGGTAGCGAAGACCCTCAAACACATAATTCCCCTGGATTATGAGGAAGTAACGGATATCGCTCCTGATATCAAACTGACTTTCCATAATGCAGGTCACATTCTGGGATCGGCCATTTCTCATTTCCATATAGGAGACGGGCTCCATAACGTGGTCTTTACTGGAGACTACAAATATGAAAAGACGCGGCTTTTTGATCCTGCTGTCAATAAGTTTCCAAGAGTTGAAACTGTCGTCAGTGAAGCTACTTATGGGAACTCAAATGCTTTCCAGCCCTCACTTAAAGACGCTGAAAGACACCTCCAGATGGTAGTTAAAAATACCGTGGAAAGAGGAGGAATTTGTCTCATCCCGGCTTTTGCGGTCGGTCGAAGCCAGGAAGTCATGATAGTGCTTGAGGAGTCTATAAGGAAAGGGCTGATTCCCGAAATTCCGGTCTATCTGGACGGAATGATATGGGAAGCAACAGCAATTCATGCTACACATCCCGAGTACCTGAACAATGACCTGAGGAAACTAATCTTCCAGAAAGGTCAGAATCCATTCCTGTCCGAGTGCTTTAGGCCTGTTGACTCTCACGAGGCGCGCCAGAAGATAATTCAGAATCCACATCCCTGTGTTATTCTCGCGACATCAGGTATGATGAACGGAGGGCCGGTTATGGACTATTTCAAAGCCTTTGCCGAAGAACCACGCAACTCTCTGGTGTTTGTAGGGTACCAGGCGGATGGGACAATAGGACGCAGGATCCAGAAAGGATGGAAAGAAATCCCTATGACAGGAAAAAACGGAAGTACCGAGATCATTAAGATGAACATGGAAGTTCAGGTAGTTGACGGTTTCTCAGGTCACTCCGATAGGAGACAGCTTATGGACTACATCAAGAAGATGCAGCCCCGTCCGGAAAGGGTCTTTACCGAGCATGGAGATGAAAAAGCCTGTGTTGATCTGGCAAGCTCAATTTACAAGAAACTGAAAATTGAGACCCGAGCTCTTACAAACCTTGAAACCGTAAGGTTGTTGTAA
- the psmB gene encoding archaeal proteasome endopeptidase complex subunit beta produces MDNDKYLKGTTTVGVVCTDGIVLASEQRATMGNFIASKTAKKVYQVDDLVAMTIAGSVGDAQQLVRLVNVESQLYKMRRNESMTIKGIATLMSNFLNANRYYPMMVQLLIGGVDKNGPGIYSLDALGGSIEETRISATGSGSPMAYGVLEDQYREDMTVKEGLDLAIRAIHNATKRDSASGENIDVVVITKEAFRRLDPEEVKSIRAALTK; encoded by the coding sequence ATGGATAATGACAAATATCTAAAGGGCACAACTACCGTAGGAGTAGTTTGTACCGATGGTATCGTGCTCGCAAGCGAACAGAGAGCCACAATGGGGAATTTCATCGCGAGTAAAACTGCAAAAAAGGTTTACCAGGTAGATGATCTTGTAGCAATGACCATTGCAGGTTCGGTAGGGGATGCCCAGCAACTTGTCCGGCTCGTAAATGTAGAATCACAGCTCTACAAGATGCGCAGGAATGAATCAATGACAATAAAGGGTATTGCAACCTTAATGTCAAACTTCTTAAACGCCAACCGCTACTATCCCATGATGGTTCAACTCCTTATAGGAGGGGTTGACAAGAATGGGCCTGGTATCTATTCTCTGGACGCTCTTGGAGGAAGCATAGAAGAGACAAGGATCTCGGCTACAGGTTCCGGTTCTCCCATGGCATACGGAGTACTTGAAGATCAGTACAGGGAGGACATGACTGTAAAAGAGGGCCTTGACCTTGCTATTCGGGCAATCCACAATGCAACTAAAAGGGACTCAGCGTCCGGAGAAAATATCGATGTAGTGGTCATTACTAAGGAAGCGTTCAGGAGGCTGGACCCCGAAGAAGTAAAATCCATAAGAGCTGCATTAACTAAATAA
- a CDS encoding HAD family hydrolase, translating to MLKALIFDMDGVLVDSMPFHAAAWKKAFSEMGMEIQDSDIFAIEGSNPRNGLPLLIRKARKEPEAFDFEAITSIYRQEFKRVFELKAFEGMKECLEVLKTRFLLSVVSGSDHVIVHSIVNQLFPGIFDIVVTGDDIINSKPYPDPFLKAVELLNVRREECVVIENAILGVEAAKNAEIYCIGVPTYVEPSHLDRADLVVEDHRQLMQHLLSLEPANRFRP from the coding sequence ATGTTAAAAGCATTGATTTTCGATATGGATGGCGTTCTTGTGGACTCGATGCCCTTCCATGCTGCAGCCTGGAAAAAGGCTTTCTCTGAAATGGGTATGGAAATTCAGGACAGCGATATTTTTGCAATCGAAGGTTCAAATCCCAGAAATGGTCTTCCTCTGCTTATCCGAAAAGCCAGGAAAGAACCCGAAGCATTTGATTTCGAAGCTATTACCTCAATTTACAGGCAGGAATTCAAACGAGTCTTTGAGCTAAAAGCTTTCGAAGGAATGAAAGAATGCCTTGAGGTGCTTAAAACGCGTTTCCTGCTTTCTGTAGTATCTGGCTCTGATCATGTTATTGTCCATAGTATAGTTAACCAGCTTTTCCCCGGGATATTTGATATTGTAGTTACGGGAGACGATATTATAAACTCAAAACCCTATCCCGATCCTTTTCTTAAAGCTGTCGAGCTTCTGAATGTACGGCGGGAGGAATGCGTAGTAATAGAAAACGCCATCCTGGGTGTAGAAGCTGCAAAAAATGCCGAAATTTACTGCATAGGAGTTCCCACATATGTGGAGCCTTCACACCTTGATAGGGCTGACCTGGTAGTAGAAGATCACAGACAGTTAATGCAACATCTTCTAAGTCTTGAGCCTGCTAATAGGTTCAGGCCGTAA